From Allofrancisella guangzhouensis, a single genomic window includes:
- the glsA gene encoding glutaminase A: protein MKTKINTSYSVGQDLYKNIFHVICNDNESVTKSSILGVLDDSGVARDDVRVKTLIEKLGKFSRTENIGFEAFKDVTSDSINLIEKAISKSFVIPDFTAFRTEIQNIYEETKKNISGKVANYIPQLARVNPELFAVAFCSVDGQMITLGDYTHPYCVQSTAKAITYCIATELNGEDKVHEHVGREPSGVTFNAIALNKYNLPHNPLINSGAIMTCSLIKPEWNIADRFEYITKVWKDLSGGESVGFDNATYHSEKETADRNYALAHYMKEVGAFPPKTDIHTSLDFYFQTCSIEVNAKKMAKIMSTIANGGICPFTNKKIFSPTTIRNCLSMMYSCGMYDFSGEYAFSVGLPAKSGVSGALVIAIPNVGGFAIFSPRLDSNHNSVRGVEFSRRLVNRFSFHNYDHIDRNDKINPVENRMLAESNLVFELIWAASTGDLSEVKRAVALGVDINKGDYDKRTALHLAAAEGHENIVKYLVSKGADISTTDRWGKTPLEDAKINNNESIINLLSCNS from the coding sequence TAGGTGTTCTAGATGATTCTGGCGTAGCTAGAGATGATGTACGCGTAAAAACGTTAATTGAAAAACTAGGCAAATTTTCACGTACAGAAAATATTGGCTTCGAAGCTTTTAAAGATGTAACTTCAGATAGTATAAACCTTATAGAAAAGGCGATTAGTAAAAGTTTTGTAATCCCAGACTTCACTGCTTTCAGGACGGAAATACAAAATATTTACGAAGAAACTAAAAAAAATATCTCTGGAAAAGTAGCAAACTATATACCACAATTAGCCCGAGTTAATCCTGAGTTATTTGCGGTGGCTTTTTGTAGTGTTGATGGTCAGATGATTACCTTAGGTGATTATACGCATCCATATTGTGTTCAGTCTACAGCAAAAGCTATAACTTATTGTATTGCTACAGAATTAAATGGAGAAGATAAAGTTCATGAACATGTTGGTAGAGAGCCAAGCGGAGTTACATTTAATGCTATAGCTTTAAATAAATATAATCTTCCACATAATCCTTTGATTAACTCTGGAGCTATCATGACTTGTTCATTGATTAAACCTGAGTGGAATATAGCAGATAGGTTTGAATATATTACTAAAGTCTGGAAAGACCTTTCAGGTGGCGAATCAGTGGGTTTTGATAATGCCACATACCACTCAGAGAAAGAAACAGCAGATAGAAACTATGCTTTAGCTCATTACATGAAGGAGGTAGGAGCTTTCCCTCCTAAGACTGATATACATACTTCGTTAGACTTTTATTTTCAAACATGCTCGATTGAGGTTAATGCTAAAAAAATGGCAAAAATTATGTCTACTATAGCAAACGGCGGAATATGCCCATTTACGAATAAAAAGATTTTTTCACCCACAACTATTAGAAACTGTCTATCGATGATGTACTCTTGTGGGATGTATGATTTCTCTGGTGAATATGCCTTTTCTGTTGGCTTACCAGCCAAATCAGGTGTATCTGGTGCTTTGGTTATTGCTATCCCTAATGTCGGTGGGTTTGCAATATTCTCACCTAGGTTAGACTCTAACCATAACTCGGTTAGAGGGGTTGAGTTTAGCAGAAGACTAGTAAATAGATTTAGCTTTCACAACTATGATCATATTGATAGAAATGACAAAATAAATCCTGTAGAAAATAGAATGTTGGCTGAATCAAACTTAGTTTTTGAGCTAATTTGGGCTGCAAGTACAGGAGATCTTTCTGAAGTTAAAAGAGCCGTTGCATTAGGAGTAGATATTAACAAAGGAGATTATGATAAAAGAACAGCTCTACATTTAGCTGCTGCTGAAGGTCATGAGAACATTGTAAAATATTTAGTTAGCAAAGGAGCAGATATTTCAACGACAGATAGATGGGGCAAAACACCTCTAGAGGATGCAAAAATAAACAATAACGAAAGCATTATAAATTTGTTATCCTGTAATAGTTAA
- the holA gene encoding DNA polymerase III subunit delta — MELSYFDFIKMTDLARYKLFIITGDEPLQRYNIIEKITTEFKDKNFEIVRYDLSEQNHDILYQAADSLSLFNMEKLIQFSFEKAPQKSLQQAMVENILKPGDNVYLLVFNAIKKQNLSSKWFQSLAQNAIHVHIHQPNMTNAISIINHELQQTSITLTAEAVQLLAQKTEGNLIAAKQIIKLLSRQNIQSFDDKVLKPFLHEHTNFDVFDLSDAILNQQKSKALTILNSILNESDKPPLILWALKRELRIISQLKSTQRNHHQKIFDDNNIWSSKQKYYTSLANRIGSEIILSCLQKCLDTDLCIKGAKQGNINLKLNDIVFGLVS, encoded by the coding sequence ATGGAATTAAGCTATTTTGACTTTATAAAAATGACAGACTTGGCAAGATACAAACTTTTTATAATTACAGGAGATGAGCCTTTACAGCGTTATAATATTATTGAAAAAATCACAACTGAGTTTAAAGACAAAAATTTTGAAATAGTTAGGTATGATTTAAGTGAGCAAAATCATGATATTCTTTATCAAGCAGCTGATAGCCTTAGCTTATTTAATATGGAAAAACTTATACAATTTAGTTTTGAAAAAGCACCTCAAAAATCTTTACAACAAGCTATGGTAGAAAATATTTTAAAACCTGGCGATAATGTTTATTTGTTGGTCTTTAATGCTATTAAGAAGCAAAATTTATCAAGTAAATGGTTTCAAAGCCTAGCTCAAAATGCTATTCACGTACATATACACCAGCCGAATATGACTAATGCTATCAGTATAATAAATCATGAGTTGCAGCAAACAAGTATAACTCTAACAGCTGAGGCAGTTCAATTGCTAGCACAAAAGACAGAAGGTAACTTAATAGCTGCTAAACAGATTATAAAGCTTCTTTCACGCCAAAATATACAAAGTTTTGATGATAAAGTCTTAAAGCCTTTTTTACATGAGCATACTAATTTTGATGTTTTTGATCTATCAGATGCTATTCTAAACCAACAAAAGTCAAAAGCTTTGACTATATTAAATAGTATTCTTAATGAGAGTGATAAACCTCCCCTGATACTTTGGGCTCTAAAAAGAGAATTGCGAATCATTTCTCAGTTAAAATCTACACAGCGTAATCACCATCAAAAGATTTTCGATGATAACAATATTTGGTCATCTAAACAAAAATATTATACAAGTTTGGCAAATAGAATTGGTTCTGAGATTATACTGTCTTGTTTACAAAAATGTTTAGATACAGATTTATGTATAAAAGGAGCAAAGCAGGGAAATATTAATCTAAAACTTAATGATATAGTTTTTGGTTTAGTCAGTTAA
- a CDS encoding lipocalin family protein, with translation MKAKLLIVVGFFSLLAGCVTKPANVQPVDDFQANKYLGKWYEIARFDNSFEKEMTNVYAEYSLNSDGTIKVLNSGVNPKSGKRSYAEGIAKFVDGENTAYLKVSFFRPFYGAYVVFNLDTDYKYAYVAGANKDYLWLLSRTPKIPENIKKDFIAKSKALGFDTDKLVWVKQ, from the coding sequence ATGAAAGCAAAGCTATTAATAGTTGTAGGATTTTTTTCTTTACTAGCAGGATGTGTGACAAAACCTGCCAATGTTCAACCAGTAGATGATTTTCAAGCAAATAAATATTTAGGTAAATGGTATGAAATAGCACGTTTTGACAATAGCTTTGAGAAAGAGATGACTAATGTATATGCCGAATATAGCTTAAATTCTGATGGTACAATAAAAGTTCTAAATAGTGGCGTAAATCCTAAAAGTGGTAAAAGAAGCTACGCCGAAGGAATAGCTAAATTTGTTGATGGAGAAAATACTGCATACTTGAAGGTATCTTTCTTTAGGCCATTTTATGGAGCCTATGTAGTATTTAATCTAGATACGGATTATAAGTATGCTTATGTTGCAGGAGCAAATAAAGATTATCTATGGTTGTTATCTCGTACGCCGAAAATCCCAGAAAATATTAAAAAAGACTTTATCGCTAAATCAAAAGCTCTAGGTTTTGATACAGATAAGCTTGTTTGGGTTAAACAATAG
- a CDS encoding amino acid permease, with the protein MRDVSKINKFDLGWLVVSFGMAIGAGIVLVPVSIGVVGFTVFAISILIAYPGIYLFQKLYICTLFATNKPKIYKDVISELLGKNWAIFLGMLYFLMMLIWTVIYAEVVAKSLASYLYLFNITNNPHLEQNILYSAILMVVLIFAGMKSQRVLIRVSTVFIVVLIVAIIVVSLALIPLWSTANLTTLPDNSYELITKTVIMLPFSLTSILFIQSLSPMVLGYRLRYSNLDNTRVLKKCLHTMKLAFILLVIFIGFYVLSFSFVIPKQFALEASAKNQSAFLLLEQHGMSNIVLYVCGIVISICAILTSFLSILAGMAESLKGVLRMSFNQPRVTEKISPKVIDVIVILIIFLLTWLSIVFDAPVYILVPLSGPIFGILGCLAPAYMVFKVPALKIYKTNSIYFVIFVGAILVISPLLTPAFS; encoded by the coding sequence ATGCGAGATGTTTCTAAGATCAATAAATTTGATCTTGGGTGGCTAGTTGTTAGTTTTGGGATGGCAATAGGGGCTGGTATAGTACTAGTTCCTGTAAGTATTGGTGTAGTTGGTTTTACGGTTTTTGCTATTTCCATATTAATAGCTTATCCAGGAATTTATTTATTTCAAAAACTATATATATGTACTTTATTTGCTACAAATAAGCCTAAAATCTATAAAGATGTAATTAGTGAGCTTTTAGGAAAGAACTGGGCTATTTTTTTAGGTATGCTGTATTTTTTAATGATGCTAATTTGGACAGTAATATATGCAGAAGTTGTTGCTAAATCCTTAGCATCATATTTGTATTTATTTAATATCACCAATAATCCTCATCTTGAACAAAATATTTTATATAGTGCAATCTTAATGGTAGTTTTAATTTTTGCTGGAATGAAAAGTCAGAGAGTCCTAATAAGAGTATCAACTGTTTTTATAGTAGTTTTGATTGTGGCAATTATTGTAGTCTCTTTAGCTTTAATACCACTTTGGTCAACTGCAAATCTTACCACATTGCCCGATAATAGCTATGAGTTAATAACTAAAACTGTTATTATGCTACCATTTTCTCTAACTTCTATTCTTTTTATTCAATCATTAAGCCCAATGGTATTAGGCTACCGGCTTCGTTATTCTAACCTTGATAATACGAGAGTACTAAAAAAATGTTTACATACTATGAAGCTTGCTTTTATTTTACTGGTTATATTTATAGGATTTTATGTATTATCATTTTCTTTTGTTATACCTAAACAATTTGCTTTAGAAGCATCTGCTAAAAATCAATCAGCATTTTTACTATTAGAACAGCATGGCATGTCAAACATAGTTTTATATGTCTGTGGTATAGTAATTAGTATATGTGCTATTTTGACTTCTTTTTTAAGTATTTTAGCTGGCATGGCAGAATCTTTAAAAGGGGTATTAAGAATGAGTTTTAACCAACCAAGAGTAACCGAAAAAATAAGCCCTAAAGTTATAGATGTAATCGTTATTTTAATAATCTTTCTTTTAACTTGGTTATCTATAGTTTTTGACGCTCCAGTTTACATACTTGTACCATTGTCTGGCCCAATATTTGGTATTTTAGGTTGTTTAGCACCAGCGTATATGGTTTTCAAAGTTCCAGCTCTTAAAATATACAAAACAAACAGCATCTATTTTGTTATTTTTGTTGGAGCTATCTTGGTGATATCACCATTATTAACTCCAGCTTTTTCTTAG
- a CDS encoding leucine-rich repeat domain-containing protein codes for MWSEKKPLIVGATMDFLDGRGFALSSKNLVGNDVKKIVAAIKGGLEFRQSRNKKTHNTKASIDLSNNKIGDKGIKYLSELKTLDYLYLSNCGITDHGAKDIANNITNLKVLNLSKNSISLDGVTAIVNKLINLESLDISENYIGLLGAKAIQKCNKLSDLNISNDKYLNSTVEMREGMKVSDIITNLPKNLRSLSLAGYVELDDKIAEAIKNLNMLKQNTC; via the coding sequence ATGTGGAGTGAAAAAAAGCCCTTGATAGTAGGTGCTACTATGGACTTTCTTGACGGTAGAGGTTTTGCTTTATCTAGTAAAAATCTAGTTGGTAATGATGTTAAAAAAATAGTTGCCGCTATTAAAGGCGGCTTAGAATTTCGTCAAAGTCGCAATAAAAAAACTCATAATACAAAAGCTTCTATCGATCTCAGTAATAATAAAATTGGTGATAAAGGCATAAAGTACTTATCCGAACTAAAAACTCTAGACTACCTATACCTTTCAAATTGCGGTATTACCGATCACGGTGCAAAGGATATAGCCAACAACATAACAAATTTAAAAGTATTAAACCTTTCCAAGAACTCTATTAGTCTAGATGGAGTTACAGCTATTGTTAATAAACTAATAAACTTAGAATCTTTAGATATTTCAGAAAATTATATTGGATTATTAGGAGCAAAAGCTATTCAGAAGTGTAACAAATTAAGTGACTTGAATATTTCCAATGATAAATATCTTAACTCAACAGTAGAGATGAGAGAAGGAATGAAAGTATCTGACATTATCACTAATTTACCCAAAAACTTGAGGTCCCTAAGTCTAGCAGGTTATGTCGAATTAGATGATAAAATAGCAGAAGCTATAAAAAATCTTAACATGCTTAAACAAAATACTTGCTAG
- a CDS encoding IS30 family transposase: MAHRHLTLSDRYYIENLLKLGYLEAAIANKIGFSKTAVINELKRNKVGKSYSAEIAHKLYCSRRKSNNHKLTNEVKKLIIALLKKKISPELICGRLKHEGIAKLSFKAVYNFIQRHNLKQLLFFKGRRYKYKKEGSSNQGKIKDRVNISQRPKAANDRKELYHFEGDTIVGKDHKGAILTMVDRVSRFTILGKAKDRTASSINQILYRASNGNKITTATFDNGKEFAKHKNLSNKTGIKVFFADAYSPWQRGTNENMNRYIRQFIPKGTDFSNISHQYLRKLQIDLNNRPKKCLNYLTPNEVHFGISINIETTI; encoded by the coding sequence ATGGCACATAGACATTTAACTCTTTCAGATAGATATTATATAGAAAATTTACTTAAATTAGGATACTTAGAAGCAGCAATAGCTAATAAAATAGGATTTAGTAAAACAGCTGTTATAAATGAACTTAAAAGGAATAAAGTAGGTAAAAGTTATTCTGCAGAGATAGCCCATAAGTTGTATTGTAGTCGTAGAAAGTCAAATAATCATAAACTTACTAATGAAGTTAAAAAGCTGATAATAGCTTTACTCAAAAAGAAAATATCACCGGAGTTAATTTGTGGTAGATTAAAGCATGAAGGTATAGCTAAGCTAAGTTTTAAAGCTGTTTATAACTTTATACAAAGACATAACCTTAAACAGTTATTATTCTTCAAAGGTAGGCGTTACAAATACAAAAAAGAAGGCTCCTCAAATCAAGGTAAGATAAAGGATAGAGTCAACATATCACAAAGGCCTAAAGCAGCTAATGATAGAAAAGAGCTGTATCATTTTGAAGGTGATACTATAGTCGGTAAAGATCATAAAGGAGCTATTTTGACTATGGTAGATAGAGTTAGTAGATTCACAATTCTAGGCAAAGCTAAAGATAGAACAGCTAGTTCAATTAACCAAATTTTATACAGAGCATCAAATGGTAATAAAATTACCACAGCTACTTTTGATAATGGTAAAGAGTTTGCTAAACACAAAAATTTATCAAATAAAACTGGTATTAAAGTATTCTTTGCAGATGCATATAGTCCATGGCAAAGAGGTACAAATGAAAACATGAATAGGTATATCAGACAATTTATTCCTAAAGGTACTGATTTTAGTAATATCTCTCATCAGTATCTTAGAAAGTTGCAAATTGACTTGAATAATAGACCTAAAAAATGTTTAAATTATTTAACACCTAATGAGGTACATTTCGGAATCAGTATAAACATTGAGACTACAATCTAG
- a CDS encoding leucine-rich repeat domain-containing protein, translated as MQKLDLSGCKISDNGVRILVENLVNLKTLNFSGCNNITDTGLLYIAERKKQPLLGHAKYLSPIQLNFSGCNNITEKGIYYLTKCKGLVTYLNISNCKGIKNIDNLSELELLQSLNISSNEIPDLTNVSNLIKNLPHLKYLDISNCQNIKKNDLINYLQKLGYDCIKNLHIKE; from the coding sequence TTGCAAAAACTAGATCTCTCAGGTTGTAAAATTAGTGATAATGGAGTACGTATTCTCGTTGAAAATCTAGTAAATCTGAAGACACTAAACTTTTCTGGCTGTAATAACATTACTGACACAGGGTTACTCTATATTGCAGAGAGAAAAAAACAGCCTCTATTAGGTCATGCAAAATATTTAAGCCCAATCCAACTAAACTTTTCTGGCTGTAATAACATTACTGAAAAAGGAATATATTATCTCACTAAATGTAAAGGTCTTGTGACGTATCTAAATATTTCGAATTGTAAAGGCATAAAAAATATTGATAATTTATCAGAACTAGAATTGCTACAATCGCTGAATATTTCAAGTAATGAGATCCCCGATCTTACAAATGTATCGAACCTTATTAAAAATTTACCACATCTAAAATACTTAGATATTTCAAATTGTCAAAATATTAAGAAAAATGATTTAATAAATTATTTACAAAAACTAGGTTATGATTGCATAAAAAACCTACATATAAAGGAGTAG
- a CDS encoding BolA family protein, whose amino-acid sequence MTKEQLKEILEDSLKNCTADVQSDDNVHFAAIIVTEEFNDIKSKVKRQQLVYSKINEYILSGELHALSMKTIAANEQ is encoded by the coding sequence ATGACAAAAGAACAACTAAAAGAAATTTTAGAGGACTCCCTAAAAAATTGTACTGCCGATGTCCAAAGTGATGACAATGTGCATTTTGCAGCAATTATAGTTACCGAAGAATTTAATGATATTAAAAGCAAAGTAAAAAGACAACAATTAGTATATTCAAAAATTAACGAATATATACTTTCTGGTGAGCTACATGCTTTATCAATGAAAACTATAGCTGCTAACGAGCAATAA
- a CDS encoding STAS domain-containing protein: MIKITDNVWTIGADLTIVNVPIVVKRYAKDLGNLKESWVVDFSNCNKIDSAGLAFIIEYIKYAKNNDIKLQLKNLGIDAISLAKVHGVRSILEQYIS, translated from the coding sequence ATGATAAAGATAACTGATAATGTTTGGACTATTGGTGCAGATTTAACTATTGTAAATGTGCCTATCGTAGTTAAAAGATATGCTAAAGATTTAGGAAATTTGAAAGAATCATGGGTTGTTGATTTTTCGAACTGTAACAAAATTGATAGTGCTGGATTAGCGTTTATAATCGAATATATAAAATATGCTAAAAATAACGATATAAAATTACAACTTAAAAACCTTGGTATAGATGCTATTTCGTTAGCTAAAGTTCATGGAGTGAGAAGTATTTTAGAACAGTACATTAGCTAA
- a CDS encoding MlaC/ttg2D family ABC transporter substrate-binding protein gives MLRKFIILMALLATTISNVWAAIENPVNMLNNTIVKTQDKLIKNATEYKQDPYKLLGLVDKEIIPIVAPKVVAQLVVGTEKWKKATAQEQKDFIHSATEMLTFMYAKNVAYAGKYKIRLFPFNQDDNSWQKKAIVVVNGKITNIDNNQSSDFAVKMFQKEGKWHIYDFDVAGVSILKAYQEQFAPYATVPEMTKAAERVTTNIKKKNYPKLLDDNYKLQNVE, from the coding sequence ATGTTACGCAAATTTATAATTTTAATGGCTTTATTGGCTACCACAATTTCAAATGTATGGGCTGCTATAGAAAACCCTGTAAACATGTTAAACAATACGATAGTCAAAACCCAAGATAAACTAATCAAAAATGCTACTGAATATAAACAAGACCCATACAAACTTCTGGGATTAGTAGATAAAGAGATAATCCCTATAGTTGCACCTAAAGTTGTAGCTCAACTTGTTGTTGGTACAGAGAAATGGAAAAAAGCTACTGCTCAAGAGCAAAAAGATTTTATTCATTCTGCTACTGAAATGCTAACGTTTATGTACGCTAAGAATGTGGCATACGCTGGGAAATATAAGATAAGATTATTTCCTTTCAATCAAGACGATAATAGTTGGCAAAAAAAGGCTATAGTAGTAGTAAATGGTAAAATAACTAATATTGATAATAATCAAAGCTCTGACTTTGCTGTAAAAATGTTCCAAAAAGAAGGTAAGTGGCATATTTATGATTTCGATGTTGCTGGGGTAAGTATCCTAAAGGCATACCAAGAGCAATTTGCTCCTTATGCAACTGTACCAGAGATGACCAAAGCAGCTGAAAGAGTTACTACCAATATTAAAAAGAAAAACTATCCTAAACTTTTAGATGATAATTATAAACTTCAGAATGTAGAATGA
- the gltX gene encoding glutamate--tRNA ligase — MTVTRFAPSPTGFLHVGGVRTALFSWLYAKRNNGKFLLRIEDTDLERSTQEAVDAILDGMSWLGLKNDDQIYYQTRRFDRYHQVIGELINQDKAYYCNCSKERLEKLREKQQANNLKTGYDGKCRNANYIPTDGESFVVRFKNPEQGIVSWNDAVKGKISIANQELDDMIIQRADGSPTYNFCVVVDDMDMQITHIIRGDDHVNNTPKQINIYQALQAQVPVFAHVPMILGPDGTKLSKRHGAVNIMQYREDGYLPQAMLNYLVRLGWSHGDQEIFSIDEMIDSFNLEHISASPSRFDFEKLKWLNKHYIKESRFEDIQAEVEYHFTKAGLNISNGPDLRDLLAVMAEKVDTLKELAEKSSYFYTQDIAYDENAVKKHFKAITGDILKVALTKFEALSDQEWQDESILHSVISLTAEECECGMGKVGMPVRVAVTGSGQSPDIGITLKLLGKNKVTSRLSEALRLCV, encoded by the coding sequence ATGACAGTCACAAGATTTGCACCAAGCCCAACAGGTTTCTTACATGTAGGTGGTGTTAGAACGGCACTATTTAGCTGGCTATATGCTAAAAGAAACAACGGTAAATTTTTATTAAGAATTGAGGATACAGATTTAGAAAGATCTACCCAAGAAGCAGTAGATGCTATTTTAGATGGTATGAGCTGGTTGGGTTTAAAAAATGATGATCAGATATATTATCAAACAAGACGCTTTGATCGATACCATCAAGTTATAGGTGAGCTTATAAATCAAGATAAAGCTTATTATTGTAATTGTTCTAAAGAGAGGTTGGAAAAGTTAAGAGAGAAGCAGCAAGCAAATAATCTAAAAACTGGTTACGATGGGAAATGTAGAAATGCTAACTATATTCCAACAGATGGTGAGAGTTTTGTTGTAAGATTTAAAAACCCAGAACAAGGTATAGTAAGTTGGAATGATGCCGTAAAGGGTAAAATTTCAATAGCTAACCAAGAGCTTGATGATATGATAATTCAAAGGGCGGATGGTTCACCGACATATAATTTTTGTGTAGTTGTTGATGATATGGATATGCAGATTACTCATATTATACGTGGCGATGATCATGTGAATAATACTCCTAAGCAGATTAATATTTATCAAGCTTTACAAGCTCAAGTTCCAGTGTTTGCGCATGTACCGATGATATTAGGTCCAGATGGAACAAAGCTCTCCAAGCGTCATGGTGCTGTAAATATTATGCAGTATCGTGAGGATGGTTATTTACCACAAGCTATGCTTAACTATCTTGTAAGATTAGGTTGGTCTCACGGTGATCAAGAAATATTTTCAATCGATGAAATGATTGACAGTTTTAATCTTGAACACATTAGTGCTTCACCGTCGCGTTTTGATTTTGAGAAATTAAAATGGTTAAATAAGCATTACATCAAAGAATCAAGATTTGAGGATATTCAGGCTGAAGTAGAATATCACTTCACCAAAGCAGGATTAAATATTTCTAACGGCCCTGATTTAAGAGATTTATTAGCTGTTATGGCAGAAAAAGTTGATACTCTTAAAGAACTTGCTGAAAAGTCTAGTTACTTCTATACGCAAGATATAGCTTATGATGAAAATGCAGTCAAAAAGCACTTTAAAGCGATTACAGGTGATATTTTGAAAGTTGCCTTGACTAAATTTGAAGCACTATCTGACCAAGAATGGCAAGATGAGTCTATATTGCATTCTGTAATAAGCTTAACAGCAGAAGAGTGTGAATGTGGTATGGGTAAAGTTGGTATGCCTGTAAGAGTTGCTGTGACTGGTTCTGGCCAGTCTCCTGATATCGGCATTACTTTGAAGTTGCTTGGTAAAAATAAGGTGACATCAAGGTTAAGTGAAGCTTTAAGATTATGTGTATAG